A section of the Lepus europaeus isolate LE1 chromosome 10, mLepTim1.pri, whole genome shotgun sequence genome encodes:
- the BAZ2A gene encoding bromodomain adjacent to zinc finger domain protein 2A isoform X1 — translation MEMEANDHFNFTGLPPAPAASGLKPSPSSGEGLYTNGSPMNFPQQGKSLNGDVNVNGLSTVSHTTTSGILNSAPHSSTSHLHHPNVAYDCLWNYSQYPSANPGSNLKDPPLLSQFSGGQYPLNGILGGSRQPSSPSHNTNLRAGSQEFWANGTQSPMGLNFDSQELYDSFPDQNFEVMPNGPPSFFTSPQTSPMLGSSIQTFAPSQEVGGGIHPDEAAEKELTSVVAENGTGLVGSLELEEDQPELKMCGYNGSVPSVESLHQEVSVLVPDPSVSCLDDPSHLPDQLEDTPILSEDSLEPFDSLAPEPVSGGLYGIDDTELMGAEDKLPLEDSPVISALDCPSLNTATAFSLLADDSQASASIFASPASPPVLGESVLQDNSFDLNNGSDAEQEEMESQASDFPPALMEPAPDQASAIQLRPVASPAVSPTASLAVSPAASPEISPEVSPAASPASSATLPAVSVTTPVASPKVSPVASPAAAFPSASSAVQEVSSFPETTAGLDEVAGEGVAAPSSGDVLRRRIATPEEVRLPLQHGWRREVRIKKGSHRWQGETWYYGPCGKRMKQFPEVIKYLSRNVVHSVRREHFSFSPRMPVGDFFEERDTPEGLQWVQLSAEEIPSRIQAITGKRGRPRNTEKSKTKEVPKVKRGRGRPPKVKIPELLNKTDNRLVKKLDAQETLSEEDKAKISKSKKKMRQKIQRGECQTTQGQARNKRKQETKSLKQKEAKKKPKVEKEKVKTKQEKLKEKVKREKKEKVKLKEKEEVARAKPACRADKSVATQRRLEERQRQQMILEEMKKPTEDMCLADHQPLPDFSRIPGLTLPSRAFSDCLTIVEFLHSFGKVLGFDPTKDVPSLGVLQEGLLCQGDSLGEVQDLLVRLLKAALCDPGLPAYCQSLKILGEKVSEIPLTRDNVSEILRCFLMAYGAEPALCDSLRTQPFQAQPPQQKAAVLAFLVHELNGSTLIINEIDKTLESMSSYRKNKWIVEGRLRRLKTALAKRTGRSEVEMEGLEESLRRRRSSRIMEETSGVEEEEEEEAAAVHGRRGRRDGEVDATTSSIPELERQIEKLSKRQLFFRKKLLHSSQMLRAVSLGQDRYRRRYWVLPYLAGIFVEGTEGSLVPEDAIKQETESLKVATHPPPNPVLFSVKREPGGSSTAASSPARARGRPRKTKPGSLQHRPPKSPARGQDSEEPQAQLQLEAQPCAQLQAPAQPQPQPQPQLCPQPHNGFLEPEGSPVSLGQSQHDLSQSAFLSWLSQTQSHGSLLSSSVLTPDSSPGKLDPAPSQPLEEPEPEEAGSSPDVPAPWCNFPAPTPCHAAPTPPPAGSEDQPAPSPQLPASSKPGSRASAASSCSPVQFSSTPCPGVAAKRRAGDAGEMTQSPTELGQLKRRGRPPSKFFKQMEQRYLTQLTAQPVPPEMRSGWWWIRDPDVVDATLKALHPRGIREKALHKHLSKHRDFLQEVCLRPSADSIFEPCQLPALQEGILSWSPTEKTYETDLAVLQWVEELERRVVLSDLQIRGWTCPSPDSTREDLAYCEHLPDSQEDITWRGRGREGLVPQRKATNPLDLAVTRLAALEQNVERRYLREPLWPAHEVVLEKALLSAPNGAPEGTATEISYEITPRIRVWRQTLERCRSAAQVCLCLAQLERSIAWEKSVNKVTCLVCRKGDNDEFLLLCDGCDRGCHIYCHRPKMEAVPEGDWFCAVCLAQQVAEEFTQKPGFPKRGQKRKSSYPLSFSEGDGRRRRVLSRGRESPAVPQLSEEGLSPCKRRRLSMRNHHSDLTFCEIILMEMESHDAAWPFLEPVNPRLVSGYRRIIKNPMDFSTMRERLLRGGYTSSEEFAADALLVFDNCQTFNEDDSEVGKAGHIMRRFFESRWEEFYQGKQANL, via the exons AAATGGAGGCAAACGACCATTTTAACTTTACTGGCcttccccctgcacctgctgcctcaggaCTGAAACCCTCTCCTTCCTCAGGGGAGGGCCTCTACACTAACGGGTCTCCCATGAACTTCCCCCAGCAAGGGAAAA GTTTGAATGGGGatgtgaatgttaatggcttATCTACTGTATCTCACACTACTACTTCAGGGATTTTGAActctgctccccactccagcACCTCACACCTCCATCACCCCAACGTGGCCTACGACTGTCTCTGGAACTACTCACAGTACCCATCTGCTAATCCTGGCAGCAACCTCAAGGACCCACCCCTTCTCTCCCAGTTCTCGGGGGGACAGTACCCACTCAACGGCATTCTTGGGGGCAGCCGGCAACCTTCATCCCCAAGTCACAACACTAATCTTCGGGCTGGGAGCCAAGAGTTCTGGGCCAACGGTACCCAGAGTCCAATGGGGCTTAACTTTGACTCGCAGGAACTGTATGATTCCTTTCCTGACCAGAATTTTGAGGTGATGCCCAATGGACCCCCTAGTTTTTTCACCTCCCCACAGACTTCTCCCATGTTGGGATCTAGCATCCAGACCTTTGCACCCTCCCAGGAGGTAGGCGGTGGCATTCATCCTGATGAGGCAGCAGAAAAGGAGTTGACTTCAGTGGTGGCGGAGAATGGCACTGGCTTGGTAGGCAGCCTGGAGCTGGAAGAAGACCAGCCAG AACTGAAGATGTGTGGCTATAATGGTTCTGTCCCCTCTGTGGAGTCATTACACCAAGAGGTCTCAGTCTTGGTCCCTGACCCCTCAGTGAGCTGTTTGGATGATCCTTCACATCTTCCTGATCAACTGGAAGACACTCCGATCCTCAGTGAAGACTCCCTGGAGCCCTTTGACTCTCTGGCACCAG AGCCAGTGAGTGGAGGACTTTATGGTATTGATGACACTGAGCTGATGGGTGCAGAAGACAAGCTGCCTCTTGAGGACAGTCCTGTGATCTCTGCCCTCGATTGCCCTTCCCTCAACACTGCTACTGCCTTCAGTCTCCTGGCAGATGACAGCCAAGCTTCGGCCTCTATCTTTGCCAGCCCCGCCTCTCCACCCGTCCTAGGGGAGTCTGTCCTCCAAG ATAACAGCTTTGACCTGAATAATGGTAGTGATGCTGAGCAGGAAGAGATGGAATCTCAGGCTTCTGACTTCCCACCCGCCCTGATGGAGCCAGCCCCTGACCAGGCGTCTGCTATTCAGCTTCGGCCCGTAGCCTCCCCAGCAGTCTCACCCACAGCCTCCCTCGCAGTGTCTCCAGCAGCCTCCCCAGAAATCTCTCCAGAAGTGTCTCCAGCCGCCTCCCCAGCTTCCTCTGCAACCCTCCCAGCAGTCTCCGTGACAACTCCAGTGGCCTCCCCAAAAGTCTCTCCTGTAGCTTCCCCAGCAGCTGCCTTTCCATCCGCTTCCTCAGCAGTCCAGGAGGTCAGCAGCTTCCCTGAAACCACTGCTGGCTTGGATGAGGTCGCCGGAGAGGGGGTCGCTGCTCCCAGTAGTG GTGATGTCCTGAGAAGACGTATTGCTACCCCAGAGGAAGTTCGTCTCCCACTGCAACATGG GTGGCGGAGAGAGGTGCGCATCAAGAAGGGCAGCCACCGATGGCAGGGGGAGACATGGTATTATGGCCCCTGTGGGAAGCGGATGAAACAGTTTCCAGAAGTGATCAAG TATCTGAGCCGCAACGTGGTACACAGTGTCCGCCGTGAGCACTTTAGCTTCAGTCCCCGTATGCCTGTTGGAGATTTCTTTGAAGAGAGAGACACACCAGAG gGCTTGCAGTGGGTACAGCTCTCAGCCGAAGAGATTCCTTCCAGGATCCAGGCAATTACTGGCAAACGAGGCCGACCTCGAAACACTGAGAAGTCTAAGACTAAGGAAGTTCCCAAGGTGAAACGGGGCCGAGGTCGGCCCCCCAAAGTCAAAATCCCTGAGCTATTGAATAAAACAGATAACCGCCTCGTAAAGAAACTGGATGCCCAAG AAACACTGAGCGAGGAGGATAAAGCGAAAATCAGTAAAAGCAAGAAGAAGATGAGGCAAAAGATACAACGGGGAGAGTGCCAGACCACCCAAGGGCAG GCCAGAAACAAGCGGAAACAAGAGACCAAGAGCTTAAAGCAGAAGGAAGCTAAAAAGAAACCCAAG gttgagaaagagaaagtaaaGACAAAGCAggaaaaactaaaggaaaaagtcaagagggaaaagaaagagaaggtgaagctgaaggaaaaggaggaggtgGCCAGAGCCAAGCCAGCGTGTAGGGCAGACAAGAGCGTGGCCACGCAGAGGCGCCTGGAGGAGcggcagaggcagcagatgatcctGGAGGAGATGAAGAAGCCCACAGAGGACATGTGTCTGGCTGACCACCAG cctctgcctgacTTCTCCCGCATCCCTGGTCTGACCCTGCCCAGTAGGGCATTCTCAGACTGCCTGACCATCGTGGAGTTCCTGCATAGCTTCGGCAAGGTGCTGGGCTTTGACCCTACCAAAGACGTGCCTAGCCTGGGGGTGCTGCAGGAGGGACTTCTCTGTCAAGGTGACAGCCTGGGTGAGGTGCAGGACCTGCTGGTGCGGCTCCTGAAGGCTGCCCTCTGTGACCCCGGCCTGCCCGCCTACTGTCAG TCCCTAAAGATCTTGGGGGAGAAGGTGTCTGAGATCCCCCTGACCAGAGACAACGTGTCTGAGATCCTGCGCTGCTTCCTCATGGCGTACGGCGCAGAGCCTGCCCTCTGCGACAGCCTGCGCACACAGCctttccaggcccagcccccacagcagaaaGCAGCTGTCCTGGCTTTCCTTGTGCATGAGCTCAACGGCTCCACCCTCATCATCAA TGAGATCGACAAGACTCTGGAGAGTATGTCCAGCTACAGGAAAAACAAGTGGATCGTTGAAGGTCGGCTCCGGAG ACTGAAAACTGCTCTGGCTAAGCGAACTGGGCGCTCCGAGGTGGAGATGGAGGGTCTAGAGGAGAGCCTGCGAAGGAGGCGCAGTTCTCGGATCATGGAGGAGACCAGTGGcgtggaagaggaggaagaggaggaagctgCCGCCGTCCATGGCCGCAGGGGTCGGAGGGATGGAGAG GTTGATGCCACAACATCTAGCATCCCAGAGCTAGAGCGCCAGATAGAGAAACTCAGCAAG CGTCAGCTCTTCTTTCGCAAAAAGCTGCTACATTCATCTCAGATGCTTCGGGCAGTCTCCTTGGGTCAAGACCGATACAGACGGCGCTACTGGGTGTTACCATATTTGGCTGGTATCTTTGTGGAAGGAACAGAGGGGAGCTTAG TTCCTGAGGATGCTATAAAGCAGGAAACGGAGTCCTTGAAGGTGGCAACCCATCCTCCACCCAACCCTGTGCTCTTCTCTGTGAAGAGGGAGCCTGGTGGCTCCAGCACGGCTGCCAGTTCTCCTGCCCGGGCCCGAGGCCGACCTCGAAAAACTAAGCCTGGGTCTCTGCAACACAGACCCCCGAAGTCCCCTGCCAGAGGACAGGATTCAGaagagccccaggcccagcttcagctggaggctcagccctgtgcccagcttcaggctcctgcccagccccagccccagccccagccccagctgtgtcctCAGCCCCATAATGGATTCCTGGAGCCAGAAGGCTCCCCCGTGTCCCTGGGTCAGAGCCAGCATGATCTCAGCCAGTCGGCCTTCCTGTCTTGGCTGAGTCAGACTCAGAGCCATGGCTCCCTGTTGAGTAGCTCAGTCCTCACACCTGATAGCAGCCCAGGAAAACTAGACCCAGCCCCGTCACAGCCCCTGGAGGAGCCGGAGCCTGAGGAGGCTGGATCCAGTCCTGATGTTCCAGCACCCTGGTGTAACTTCCCAGCCCCGACGCCATGCCATGCCGCCCCGACCCCGCCCCCTGCAGGTTCCGAGGACCAGCCCGCACCCTCCCCTCAGCTGCCTGCCTCCTCCAAGCCA GGCAGCAGAGCCAGTGCTGCCAGCTCCTGTTCTCCGGTGCAGTTCTCTTCTACCCCTTGCCCTGGGGTGGCCGCCAAGAGGCGAGCAGGAGACGCTGGAGAGATGACACAGAGCCCCACAGAGCTGGGACAACTGAAACGGAGAGGGAGGCCTCCCAGTAAGTTCTTCAAGCAGATGGAGCAGCGTTATCTAACCCAGCTGACAGCCCAGCCTGTGCCCCCTG AGATGCGCTCGGGCTGGTGGTGGATCCGGGATCCTGACGTGGTGGACGCCACGCTGAAGGCCCTGCACCCCCGCGGCATCCGCGAGAAGGCACTCCACAAGCACCTCAGCAAGCACAGGGACTTCCTGCAGGAGGTCTGCCTGCGGCCCTCAGCCG ACTCCATCTTTGAGCCCTGCCAGCTGCCTGCCTTGCAAGAAGGGATTCTCAGCTGGTCCCCCACAGAGAAGACCTATGAGACAGACTTAGCCGTGCTTCAGTGGGTGGAGGAGCTAGAGCGGCGAGTCGTCCTGTCGGATCTGCAGATTCGG GGCTGGACATGCCCGAGCCCAGACTCGACCCGTGAGGACTTGGCCTACTGCGAGCACCTGCCTGACTCCCAAGAGGATATCacatggagggggaggggcagggaaggacTGGTACCGCAGCGTAAAGCCACCAACCCGCTGGACCTGGCCGTGACACGGCTGGCCGCCCTGGAGCAGAACGTGGAGCGGCGCTACCTGCGGGAGCCTCTCTGGCCGGCGCATGAGGTGGTGCTGGAGAAGGCCCTGCTCAGCGCACCCAATGGTGCCCCTGAGGGCACCGCCACAGAGAT ATCGTACGAGATCACCCCTCGCATTCGGGTGTGGCGCCAGACGCTTGAGCGGTGCCGGAGCGCAGCGCAGGTGTGcctgtgcctggcccagctggagcGCTCCATTGCCTGGGAGAAGTCTGTCAACAAAGTG ACCTGTCTAGTTTGCCGGAAGGGTGACAACGATGAGTTTCTTCTGCTTTGTGATGGGTGTGACCGTGGCTGCCACATTTACTGCCATCGGCCCAAGATGGAAGCTGTCCCAGAAGGAGACTGGTTCTGTGCTGTCTGTCTGGCCCAG CAGGTGGCGGAGGAATTCACTCAGAAGCCTGGTTTCCCAAAGCGAGGCCAGAAGCGGAAAAGCAGTTACCCGCTGAGCTTCTCCGAGGGGGATGGCCGCCGGCGCCGGGTGCTGTCCCGGGGCCGAGAGAGCCCTGCGGTGCCTCAGCTCTCAGAAGAGGGGCTGTCTCCGTGCAAGCGGCGGCGGCTGTCAATGCGGAACCACCACAGCGATCTCACGTTTTGCGA GATTATCCTGATGGAGATGGAGTCCCATGATGCAGCCTGGCCGTTCCTGGAGCCTGTGAACCCTCGCTTGGTCAGTGGGTACCGGCGCATCATCAAAAACCCTATGGACTTTTCTACCATGCGGGAGCGACTGCTCCGGGGCGG gtaCACCAGCTCCGAGGAGTTTGCTGCAGACGCCCTCCTGGTCTTTGACAACTGCCAGACCTTCAACGAGGACGACTCTGAAGTGGGCAAGGCCGGGCACATCATGCGCCGCTTCTTTGAGAGCCGCTGGGAGGAGTTTTATCAGGGAAAACAGGCCAATCTGTGA